The DNA sequence tttttttgtaataaaatttaaaacaggTTAAAGCAACAACAGATTACTTGTTTGAGGTAACAAGAATGAAAGAATCGTGGGAAGTAGACCTCGAAAAAAGAACATGCACGTGCAACAGGTTCCAAATAGATGAAATGCCATGCGGAGCACGCGTGGCCGTGATGAGGAGATGAACATGGACCCGTACACCTACTGTTCAGAttactacacaaaaaaaaattggctgGCAACTTATTCAGGGACAGTTTACCCAATAGGACACCAAAGTGAGTGGGAGGTACCGGAAGAAGTGAAGAATATTATAGTCTTGCCTCCACATGAAAGAGTAAAATCAGGAAGACCAAAAACATTAAGAAGGAAGGCTGGATGGGAAAAAGATCAACACAACAAGTGCAGCAAATGTGGTGAACTGGggcataacaaaagaacatgcAGCAGAAGACGTAGAAgggaataaaaacaacaacagaacaacagtggaaaaacaaaagaaaactacACATACGTTTTGAGAATGATATATTGAGGAATTTAAATTTCTGAAATACAAAGGGAATAcagtttttatttaaaaaacttTGATTACATTGGGAATTGTTGATACTTTAGATTGGATATTAAAAGATGTTGGATactaaattgaatatatatatgaagtttGTTATTGAAACAGTTTGTGTTTTTAATACTGAAATGAATATCTGTATTCAAAAAAACAGAGaaactataagaaaaaaaaaacaaaaaaagaagggATGTGAAATGAAAAAACTAACAACTTTAACATACCAACTTGTTTGTACATaagaagaataagaaaaaacatacaaaaataaagaTTACATATTGTCCACACAAAACGTAAGGAAACATAACAGAACACCTATGTTTGTTTacgaaaaacaacataaaaaaacataaaaacaacattaaaaaactataagAACAATGACAGTCTGATTGAAAAAACAAATCACTTCTTGGGAAGGCTGGGAGGGGCCTCGGATTCACTTTCAATGTTCTCAGTTTGCTTCTTCATGCCATATTGATAAAATAACACAGCCAAACGATCGCGGTGAATTTCCACATCAAAATCAGAGGATGGGATGGGTTTGCCATCAATGAAATACTCAGCAAATGATGCTACAAAAACACCACAATCACTGgaaaaaaaacaacaagaaaacacaaaaacaGACACTATGAGAACACTAATAAAAAACAAAGTCacataacaataaaataaaaatacaaaaaaccaGTGAAAAACATTGAACACTAAACATAAAACTTACGCTGTGACCTGCTCGGGTAAACCATCAACAGCAACAATAGGGAACGGTTCCATAGTGCTAAACTTAGCTTCGTTGCGAAGGCCTTTGAAGTCTAACATAGAGAAGTAATATggtaaaataacagaaaaaggCTTGCAAGCCTCTTTTGCAGCTGTCATATACCTTCCAGAACGCAATGAATTGTACAGATATATCCGCCTGTCAACTATGTTTAGACGACCACAAATCCAATGATCCTGTAATTTTACATTGATAGGCATAACAATATGATCAACCAAATGCCAAGGAGTGGCACATAATATCTTACCACCTTGAATGTACTGGGCCACATTGTGAGAAAGAGACAACACAGATATATCGTTGTTTTTCTCAACAAACTTCTCATACAAACTTGTTATGCTAGAACAAAAGAGGCAATCAGTTGTGGTGACTTTGATTTTCGGCTCGGCTGAGTACATTATTTTCTTACGGAGATAATAGAAAATGATGTCAATGtgctgaacaaaaaaaaaataataagtaaaaaaacattcaaacttataaaaaaactaacagaacaacacttaaaaacattaaaaaaaataaataaaaaaaaacaatatgtaaataataataataataaaaaacttaCAGAATTGGTAAGGAAACAATTAGGGTAGGCAAGGTTGTGAAACCACATCTTGTTGCTAATGTCCTCAACACCAAAACGAAAAGGCGGAAATATTGTGTCCTTACCCTTACAATACACATTAGTTGTTgtgctaaaaaaaaaacaaataaaaaaatatcaaaacacaaataaaaaaataaaaaataaatggaaaACGATAAGAGATATATAACTGAAAACACCTACAAAAATACTTACTTAGATTTATGCTTTCTAAGACCTGTATCAACCCACTTGACAAACTCAGCTTCCAATTGCGGATCGACAGGTTCACCAATCTTGTTGTACAACGGGCACAAACCACGCACATATTTAACGACCTTATACACAGAATCGTCAGGAGAAACTGAGGATGAACCTTATTTAGATGCACCAGAAGCAATCTCAATGAATGGGGATTTCAAAACAGCTCCTTTCTTCTGATCCCTTTTTTGAGGACGTAAAATAGGAGTCTCTTGAAAAACAACCATTTCAAGATCAGTCTTCTCAGAAGTCTCAACAGAAGCAGGGGCATGAGTTGAGGAACcaatctaaaaaagaaaaaggaaaaaaaaaagattttttttaaatttcaaatagtaCAATCAAAACaccataaaaacaacaatagaATACCATATAAATACAAATTACAAAGGAACAAAAACAGAAACACAAACCAAATTCTCCACAGCTTTAACAGCAGATGCAATTGTTGCATCAACATCAATGTTCTCCTCCCCACCTTGAGACTGTTCAGGCTGACaacaaaaaaaacagtaaaaaactattaaaacaaacacaaaacaCAGAAATCCACACAAAAAGCACAAAAAAAATGATGTCCAAACAAGAAATACACCTGTTTGATCTCTGCAAGAGGTTCCACAGGGTCAGAATTCTTGGCATCATCCACCTTGCCGATATCATCATCCCTCGAAACAACCTCGGGGACAACAACACCCTCATCGTTACGAACATTGCCCGTGTGAGCCTCATCCTGACCAGCACCAACACCATCTCCACccagatcatcatcatcatcatcagtttCATCGTCATGATGATCATCTCCTTTGTCATCGTCGAATTTATcatcctcgtcttcctccgaagTGGAATCTTCATCATCCTCATTTT is a window from the Cannabis sativa cultivar Pink pepper isolate KNU-18-1 chromosome 1, ASM2916894v1, whole genome shotgun sequence genome containing:
- the LOC115709289 gene encoding uncharacterized protein LOC115709289, translating into MWFHNLAYPNCFLTNSHIDIIFYYLRKKIMYSAEPKIKVTTTDCLFCSSITSLYEKFVEKNNDISVLSLSHNVAQYIQGGKILCATPWHLVDHIVMPINVKLQDHWICGRLNIVDRRIYLYNSLRSGRYMTAAKEACKPFSVILPYYFSMLDFKGLRNEAKFSTMEPFPIVAVDGLPEQVTADCGVFVASFAEYFIDGKPIPSSDFDVEIHRDRLAVLFYQYGMKKQTENIESESEAPPSLPKK